In Niveispirillum cyanobacteriorum, the following proteins share a genomic window:
- a CDS encoding DotU family type IV/VI secretion system protein: MSIALTTQPQTEGAPNGALSLLSMFQEFHAELSGIRNALSLGDRMAEQGQPLPDPAQVAVRINRRLHRLLDTQAATAMRLGGRFGVELYREAQYVMAALADEMLLHGDAWAGREHWLDNLLELSLFGTRVAGERVFQRLDALLAGPPQQEYELLSVYLAALSLGFRGRYHRHQDEPIRRRYRQGLADRLAEATGYAGPTPFLCPAAYAATVTEGREVRLPHLRPWFYGLLIVLALHTAVAHGVWYVRTYRLGPLATPVTAEKPAAVPIVPAGKPEAAR, encoded by the coding sequence ATGAGCATCGCCCTGACAACACAGCCGCAGACGGAAGGGGCGCCCAACGGCGCCCTGTCGCTGCTGTCGATGTTCCAGGAATTCCATGCCGAACTGTCAGGCATCCGCAACGCCCTGTCGCTGGGCGACCGTATGGCGGAACAGGGGCAGCCGCTTCCCGACCCGGCACAGGTGGCGGTTCGTATCAACCGTCGCCTACATCGGCTGCTGGATACCCAGGCCGCCACCGCCATGCGCCTTGGCGGAAGGTTCGGGGTGGAGCTGTACCGGGAGGCGCAATATGTGATGGCCGCTCTGGCCGATGAGATGCTGCTGCATGGCGATGCCTGGGCAGGGCGGGAACATTGGCTGGACAATCTGCTGGAACTGTCGCTGTTCGGCACGCGGGTGGCGGGCGAGCGGGTGTTTCAGCGGCTCGACGCCCTGCTGGCCGGCCCGCCGCAACAGGAATATGAGCTGCTGTCGGTTTATCTAGCGGCCCTGTCGTTGGGTTTCCGGGGCCGGTATCACCGGCATCAGGATGAACCCATCCGTCGCCGCTACCGTCAGGGGCTGGCCGACCGTCTGGCGGAGGCGACGGGATATGCCGGACCGACGCCCTTCCTCTGCCCAGCCGCCTATGCCGCCACCGTGACCGAGGGGCGGGAGGTGCGGTTGCCGCATCTGCGGCCCTGGTTCTATGGATTGCTGATCGTCCTGGCCCTGCATACGGCGGTGGCGCATGGCGTCTGGTATGTCCGCACCTACCGGCTGGGGCCGCTGGCCACGCCGGTGACGGCGGAAAAGCCGGCGGCGGTGCCAATCGTTCCCGCCGGCAAGCCGGAGGCCGCACGATGA
- the tssK gene encoding type VI secretion system baseplate subunit TssK: MAKDEKRLSQPVPDPVQWHEGMLLSPQHLQQSWLHGEAQLAYHLRRLSPFHYGVTRLEIDRAQLAAGRLRIIALEAVLPDGLLVWSDGFEAELDFNLAAVKDKLRVPQRLHLVVPEYHPGAAKPRDNLARWASYDSSVVDENTGQQEVSVPRLRPLPRLLLADDVPPRHTHLPIAEIEFRNQGFQLTPYQPPTPALEPDDPLSRECRDLVAKLREKATYVAESQGQEVNRGEARFTVMCLVAGLPALETLLRLPQVHPFDLYMALQTVAGHTAVLRPAMTPPLTEPYDHDNPRGCIGALLAQIDGVVELVSQAFSAISFQPIAEGFKLRIEEQWLTRQGLVVGLRMKGGQGPADVLAWFDAALIVPDGRVEELLSYRLRGAMRAALLPDEAAGFATSRDMVLFRIAEDEYVKAGEMLLIVNPLDRSATSRPGEILLFIPATADET, encoded by the coding sequence ATGGCCAAGGACGAAAAGCGCTTGAGCCAGCCTGTTCCCGATCCCGTGCAATGGCACGAGGGCATGCTGCTGTCGCCGCAGCATCTCCAGCAATCCTGGCTGCATGGCGAGGCGCAGCTGGCTTATCACCTGCGCCGTCTGTCGCCCTTTCATTACGGGGTGACACGGCTGGAGATCGACCGGGCGCAACTGGCGGCAGGCCGCCTGCGCATCATCGCGCTGGAGGCGGTGCTGCCCGACGGGCTTCTGGTCTGGTCCGACGGGTTTGAGGCTGAACTGGATTTCAATCTGGCCGCCGTGAAGGACAAGCTGCGGGTACCGCAGCGTCTGCATCTGGTGGTGCCAGAATATCATCCCGGTGCCGCCAAGCCGCGCGACAATCTGGCCCGCTGGGCGTCCTATGACAGCAGCGTGGTGGATGAGAATACGGGCCAGCAGGAAGTTTCGGTTCCGCGCCTGCGGCCACTGCCCCGTCTGTTGCTGGCCGACGATGTGCCGCCGCGCCATACGCATCTACCTATCGCGGAGATCGAATTCCGCAACCAGGGCTTCCAGCTGACCCCCTATCAGCCGCCGACCCCGGCCCTGGAACCCGATGACCCGCTGTCGCGCGAATGCCGCGATCTGGTGGCGAAGCTGCGGGAAAAGGCAACCTATGTCGCCGAAAGCCAGGGGCAGGAGGTGAACCGGGGCGAGGCGCGGTTCACCGTCATGTGTCTGGTGGCGGGCCTGCCGGCGCTGGAAACCCTGCTGCGCCTGCCGCAGGTGCATCCGTTTGATCTGTATATGGCGTTACAGACCGTGGCCGGCCATACCGCCGTACTGCGCCCCGCCATGACGCCGCCCCTGACCGAACCCTATGACCACGACAATCCAAGAGGCTGCATCGGGGCGCTGCTGGCCCAGATCGACGGGGTCGTGGAACTGGTATCCCAGGCCTTCTCCGCCATCAGCTTCCAACCCATCGCGGAGGGTTTCAAGCTGCGGATCGAGGAACAGTGGCTGACGAGGCAGGGGCTGGTCGTGGGTCTGCGCATGAAGGGCGGGCAGGGGCCTGCGGATGTGCTGGCCTGGTTCGACGCCGCGCTTATCGTGCCCGACGGGCGGGTGGAGGAACTGCTGTCCTACCGCCTGCGCGGTGCCATGCGCGCCGCCCTGCTGCCGGACGAGGCGGCGGGTTTTGCCACCAGCCGCGACATGGTTTTGTTCCGCATCGCCGAGGATGAGTATGTGAAGGCCGGCGAGATGCTGTTGATCGTCAATCCGCTGGACCGCTCGGCCACATCACGGCCGGGTGAGATACTCCTGTTCATCCCCGCCACCGCAGACGAAACATGA
- a CDS encoding methyltransferase domain-containing protein, with translation MAWNPDLYERYRALRERPGQDLLSALPDIMPDTITDLGCGTGYLTRQLADRFAAATVTGLDSDAAMLAKAAGAASRVFWRQGDIGEWQPEARPDLIFSNAALHWLPDHAGLFARLAGFLTPGGVLAVQMPDNFAAPSHRLLADMAGREPWREVLTGALDHGTVLRPDEYWRILRPYCRSIDIWHSDYLQVLEGEDPVLDWVSATALLPVTSRLPPHQAISFHAAYGAALRDAYPVEADGSTLFPFRRIFILARI, from the coding sequence ATGGCTTGGAACCCCGATCTCTATGAACGTTATCGCGCCCTGCGCGAACGACCGGGGCAGGACCTTCTGTCGGCCCTTCCCGATATCATGCCCGATACCATCACCGATCTGGGCTGCGGCACCGGCTATCTCACGCGGCAGCTGGCTGACCGGTTTGCGGCAGCCACCGTCACCGGCCTGGACAGCGATGCCGCCATGCTGGCCAAGGCGGCGGGGGCGGCCTCACGCGTGTTCTGGCGTCAGGGCGATATCGGGGAATGGCAGCCTGAGGCACGGCCCGACCTGATCTTTTCCAACGCGGCCCTGCACTGGCTGCCCGATCATGCCGGGCTGTTCGCACGGCTGGCGGGGTTCCTGACGCCGGGCGGGGTGCTGGCGGTGCAGATGCCGGACAATTTCGCGGCCCCGTCGCACCGGCTGCTGGCGGATATGGCGGGCCGGGAACCGTGGCGTGAGGTCCTGACGGGCGCCCTGGACCATGGCACTGTGCTGCGGCCCGATGAGTATTGGCGCATCCTGCGCCCGTATTGCCGCAGCATCGATATCTGGCACAGCGATTACCTGCAGGTGCTGGAGGGGGAGGACCCGGTGCTGGACTGGGTGTCGGCCACGGCCCTGCTGCCGGTGACCAGCCGTTTGCCGCCCCATCAGGCGATAAGCTTCCATGCGGCCTATGGTGCCGCCCTGCGCGATGCCTATCCGGTGGAGGCCGATGGCAGTACCCTCTTCCCCTTCCGGCGTATTTTCATTCTGGCCCGGATTTAG
- a CDS encoding anti-sigma factor family protein, giving the protein MHPFDPITEDDLNAYIDGGLDTRRRAEVERWLAQYPEEAARVMAELGDADLLREGLGDSGFSTPPDGETRHLAGRLRRRLIWRGAEHVMQRALVIILCLTAGYGISWLPIGAQPSAEAAHIVPLFADEAAEAFRTAMKEVRTEQSLAYPTPEVPARLAAIDAAHPLPIPDPPSQRWRLLGAQLAAWDRGDAVQVFWRHETKGTVMLFVTEDGVDPAEPAMAPTLGHTEEGDVIYWRSGPYLYALLGTADTKALERLANAIARPSPQ; this is encoded by the coding sequence ATGCATCCGTTCGACCCGATCACCGAGGATGACCTGAACGCCTATATCGATGGCGGCCTGGACACGCGCCGCCGGGCGGAGGTGGAGCGCTGGCTGGCCCAGTACCCGGAAGAGGCGGCGCGGGTGATGGCGGAACTGGGCGATGCCGACCTGCTGCGCGAGGGGCTTGGCGACAGTGGCTTCAGCACCCCGCCGGACGGGGAGACACGACATCTGGCCGGGCGTCTGCGCCGCCGCCTGATCTGGCGCGGGGCGGAGCATGTGATGCAGCGCGCCCTGGTCATTATCCTGTGTCTGACCGCCGGTTACGGCATCAGCTGGCTTCCCATCGGCGCCCAGCCCTCGGCAGAGGCGGCGCACATCGTGCCCCTGTTCGCGGATGAAGCGGCAGAGGCCTTCCGCACCGCCATGAAGGAGGTGCGGACCGAACAGAGCCTGGCCTATCCCACACCCGAGGTACCGGCGCGTCTGGCCGCCATCGATGCCGCCCACCCCCTGCCCATCCCCGACCCGCCCAGCCAGCGCTGGCGTCTGCTGGGCGCGCAGCTGGCGGCCTGGGACCGGGGCGACGCGGTGCAGGTCTTCTGGCGGCATGAAACCAAGGGCACGGTCATGCTGTTCGTGACGGAGGATGGGGTGGACCCTGCCGAACCCGCCATGGCCCCCACCCTGGGCCATACGGAGGAAGGCGACGTCATCTATTGGCGGTCCGGGCCCTATCTCTACGCCTTGCTGGGCACCGCCGACACCAAGGCGCTGGAACGCCTTGCGAATGCGATCGCCCGGCCCAGTCCGCAATGA
- a CDS encoding FAD-dependent oxidoreductase, whose translation MLIDLLSLPPDQEFAADVAIVGAGAAGIALALQLSRAGIDVCLIESGGPTLEAELQSLNSGENVGLPYYPLDVTRNRVLGGTTATWSGRCVPLDPIDFERRSWVPHSGWPVTSADLAGDYQLAAELCGVGEAKFTDLWLEAGLDDPGFDPALVQTRFWRMKAQRFGEAFRAELEASPRVRTLLRGTVVNIDVAGDARRVTGLRLSTPAGVRHRVRARHYVLAAGGIENARLLLASSDVDKTGIGNGRDLVGRFFMEHPKCRTARVQTDNPVRLLEQLRTTYPRHMPPLCPSLVLSAEKQAELGVLNSSIALYYRSMPGVTDAATELNAAWKKGQWWPEGAGRNLMRLLPVLPTVPGNLFRRYVRRRALIAQPKALYLLVRGEQAPNPDSRVRLSQARDMLGQRRADLDWRLSPLDKRSAHAVTELVGAELARTGLGRITLDNWLLDGTDAWPTGADDGDHHDVLQGGHHHIGTTRMSADPSTGVVDANAKVWGKENLFVAGSSVFPTSGWANPTLTIVALSLRLGAHLARQLPIAEAAAA comes from the coding sequence ATGTTGATCGATCTGCTGTCCCTGCCGCCCGACCAGGAATTTGCCGCCGATGTCGCCATCGTCGGTGCGGGTGCCGCCGGCATTGCGCTGGCCCTGCAATTGTCCCGCGCGGGCATCGATGTCTGCCTGATCGAAAGCGGCGGGCCGACGCTGGAGGCGGAACTGCAAAGCTTGAACAGCGGGGAGAATGTGGGCCTGCCCTATTACCCGCTGGATGTGACGCGCAACCGTGTGCTGGGTGGGACGACGGCGACCTGGTCGGGGCGCTGCGTGCCGCTGGACCCCATCGATTTCGAACGCCGGTCCTGGGTTCCGCATAGCGGCTGGCCCGTGACGTCCGCCGATCTGGCCGGCGATTACCAGCTGGCCGCCGAACTGTGCGGCGTGGGGGAGGCAAAGTTCACCGATCTGTGGCTGGAGGCGGGGCTGGATGATCCCGGCTTTGATCCTGCCCTGGTGCAGACCCGGTTCTGGCGCATGAAGGCGCAACGTTTCGGGGAGGCATTTCGCGCCGAATTGGAGGCCAGCCCGCGCGTGCGCACCCTGCTGCGCGGCACCGTGGTGAATATCGATGTCGCCGGCGATGCCCGCCGTGTCACGGGCCTGCGCCTGTCCACCCCGGCGGGCGTGCGACACCGGGTGCGGGCCCGTCATTATGTGCTGGCCGCCGGCGGGATCGAGAATGCGCGCCTGCTTCTGGCCTCCAGCGATGTGGACAAGACGGGCATCGGCAATGGCCGCGATCTGGTGGGCCGCTTCTTCATGGAACACCCCAAATGCCGGACGGCGCGGGTGCAGACGGACAATCCCGTCCGGCTGCTGGAACAGCTGCGCACCACCTATCCGCGCCACATGCCGCCGCTCTGCCCCTCCCTGGTCCTGTCGGCGGAGAAGCAGGCGGAACTGGGCGTGCTGAACAGCTCTATCGCGCTTTACTATCGCTCAATGCCGGGCGTGACGGATGCGGCCACCGAACTGAACGCCGCCTGGAAGAAGGGGCAATGGTGGCCGGAAGGGGCAGGTCGTAACCTGATGCGGCTGCTGCCGGTCCTGCCCACGGTGCCGGGCAACCTGTTCCGCCGCTATGTCCGTCGTCGCGCCCTGATCGCGCAGCCCAAGGCGCTGTATCTGCTGGTGCGCGGCGAGCAGGCACCCAATCCCGACAGCCGCGTACGCCTGTCACAGGCCCGCGATATGCTGGGACAGCGCCGGGCCGACCTGGACTGGCGCCTGTCGCCGCTGGACAAGCGCTCGGCCCACGCCGTCACCGAACTGGTGGGGGCGGAACTGGCCCGCACCGGTCTGGGCCGTATCACCCTGGATAATTGGCTGCTGGACGGCACCGATGCCTGGCCGACGGGGGCGGATGATGGTGACCATCATGATGTGCTGCAAGGCGGCCATCACCATATCGGCACCACCCGCATGTCCGCCGATCCATCCACCGGCGTGGTTGATGCCAATGCCAAGGTCTGGGGCAAGGAGAACCTGTTCGTGGCTGGCAGCTCCGTCTTCCCCACCTCCGGCTGGGCCAACCCGACGCTGACCATCGTGGCTCTGTCCCTGCGCCTGGGTGCACATCTGGCGCGGCAACTGCCTATCGCGGAAGCGGCGGCTGCTTAA
- a CDS encoding helix-turn-helix domain-containing protein, with product MGERTNGIITIVAGLPEANGVKVDGHASASRRREIAERLRKQGWSYRRIADALSVSYATIQVWLDDPPIRAPVAPLPVAVNPPRLSVVASTEPRISATTSPIPAPNHAELMEKIGQLAEEQRRQAEAMQAMEKRLLRTLRDEIKVLGQKLMETIKTLKPKSKTAPKDPA from the coding sequence ATGGGCGAACGCACCAACGGCATTATCACCATCGTCGCCGGCCTGCCCGAGGCCAATGGCGTCAAGGTGGACGGTCACGCCTCTGCCAGCCGGCGGCGGGAGATCGCCGAACGGCTGCGTAAGCAGGGATGGTCCTATCGCCGCATCGCCGATGCGCTTTCAGTCTCATATGCTACGATTCAGGTCTGGCTGGATGACCCTCCGATTCGCGCACCGGTAGCGCCGCTGCCGGTTGCAGTCAACCCTCCCAGGCTTTCGGTCGTCGCAAGCACAGAACCTAGGATTTCCGCCACAACCTCTCCGATTCCCGCCCCAAATCATGCGGAGCTGATGGAAAAGATCGGCCAGTTGGCCGAGGAGCAGCGCCGTCAGGCCGAAGCGATGCAGGCGATGGAAAAACGTCTGCTGCGGACTCTGCGTGATGAAATCAAGGTCTTGGGGCAGAAACTGATGGAAACCATCAAAACCTTGAAGCCCAAGTCGAAAACCGCCCCGAAGGACCCTGCCTGA
- a CDS encoding sigma-70 family RNA polymerase sigma factor: protein MLPDITRHIPALRRYALVLTRDPGQVEDLVQESLTRALAGSRTWRPGSDLRAWLLSITHNTFISGWRREQVARTGLEQGAELVAAPMATALPDLRVEARQVVERLLALPDGMREILLLAVVEEMSYREIADMLNIPLGTVMSRLARARQALRQQAGEGPATPAERRASFKLVE from the coding sequence GTGCTTCCCGATATCACCCGCCATATACCGGCCCTGCGCCGCTATGCGCTGGTGCTGACCCGTGATCCGGGGCAGGTGGAGGATCTTGTCCAGGAAAGCCTCACCCGCGCCCTGGCCGGCAGCCGCACCTGGCGGCCCGGATCGGACCTGCGTGCTTGGCTTCTGTCCATCACCCACAATACCTTCATCTCCGGCTGGCGGCGCGAACAGGTGGCGCGCACCGGCCTGGAACAGGGGGCGGAGCTGGTGGCGGCACCCATGGCCACCGCCCTGCCCGACCTGCGGGTGGAGGCACGGCAGGTGGTGGAACGGCTTCTGGCCCTGCCCGACGGCATGCGCGAAATCCTGCTGCTGGCCGTCGTGGAAGAGATGAGTTATCGCGAGATCGCGGATATGCTGAACATCCCGCTGGGCACGGTCATGTCCCGGCTGGCCCGGGCCCGGCAGGCCCTGCGGCAGCAGGCGGGCGAGGGCCCCGCCACGCCCGCCGAACGCCGCGCATCCTTCAAGCTGGTGGAGTAG
- a CDS encoding type VI secretion protein IcmF/TssM N-terminal domain-containing protein yields the protein MNIGAFLAEYGLWVALGLGLLALAVLILVIMTLKRGKAAAKPEQSAGAGPAAAAAPASTASRHTGTGMAFTTTLRRLSDWAGVKSPYALPWFLLIGEAGSGKSSLLHSARVPRLLPLEETPIGKDATLHAFEGGIVIDARGALIMTAEGRPGDRDRWRGLTRRLLAHRPQRGLDGLILTIPVSDLTGAGALGPDSLLAKGDILQERLLDLMRQTGLRLPVHIVVTQCDRLPGFTDFWQMPPAGGPDTMLGWSQPHVSDLPFEPADIDKAMVDLTQTLWTHYVKAAAGLDKPADPDGMFSFPASFAAIASPLKTILGRVLRVPPYQEGHFLRGIWFTGAQPELEPAHLLVGAAAPVPAAAGTPPPLSAALSSLRPGAAAAPAAEEVPLDVSPAKVMFVTDLLAEKLFRETRLTRPARAGLMARTRGARMAQLGLMGVTVALVVGLVLVDASLRRLVSTLEPPLELIRRDMAAGQGETFDVEAARQLLTDFEGISRGFLFYGLIPSSWSGDTEDEVVAAFGRGIHHIVLSSLHKELEARYLDLARHPGVEKAGADGYYLLSGSADLKVMADFVTDVSKLDRLSAQYHGVTKGPVEGLADLSNSLFKTKLDGNFAHNSRLYQLGLESIKLDHISEDHPRRIRPVVEKMSRAVLMRLGPSGEIAQRAGRLRDAVVDVRQPRSGTDVGARMQDMADALVDVRQMLDDPGFFWLGLRDITTDPMLSDLLRTMDTPTVGRDIHEQFANDLRNAQQSLRTYLTGLKDNQGQPLFVQVTGGPGLRLNDHLDGLSKHFQPALARPFMRVRPAEKLASAPPAFSGRGMSWDSEHLAQAIAYQQSYEDFRITDLPRIPSEFQGAADRMARQRLENALRAELVAAQRLAVEDNDVDDYGEAALTSQIRDLSNAREQLMALLTILSQYKMDRLQAELRQVLREQSGNLLQELEELASTQSFYEAAESFEGWDGQGSPRPAGFYTSDAVATAHYLDGMRGRLDMLWDNLAGPLEAFMTRGELGSGWQDPVVLGSWQSLGRELLQYRAKAPGSTLAALEQFIRFDLDEVRLDNCESKLAGAEKAQSGDFFIYRRELIRQQLLERCQNLTGAAVQADYGRLAETFNAKLAGRYPFTLRDSDPDVAEEADPDDLALFLRDYGPIADRLNPILSARAKTSTDLRPAARFVESIVKMRTFLAPFAAPDAGKPPETGAYEVTADFRVNRQREQGANQIIEWVLQVGGGLLHNGPEQQVATWRPGDPVALRLRWAKDGAEVPLALDGGPGVEDRSAIFGYTGRWALLRLLQDQKAGDQDVGRGGDPQPHLLRFTIPTIPAGSDPLGKAEKESRIYVRVALASVPPPAEGGGTPAKRRHILPSFPVEAPPYENASVGGGR from the coding sequence ATGAATATCGGGGCCTTCCTGGCGGAATATGGTTTGTGGGTGGCGCTGGGCTTGGGCCTGCTGGCCCTGGCTGTGCTGATCCTGGTGATCATGACCCTGAAACGCGGCAAGGCTGCGGCCAAGCCCGAGCAGTCCGCCGGGGCCGGGCCTGCCGCCGCTGCGGCCCCCGCCTCCACCGCCAGCCGCCATACCGGCACCGGCATGGCCTTCACCACCACCCTGCGCCGTCTGTCCGACTGGGCCGGGGTGAAGTCGCCCTACGCGCTGCCCTGGTTCTTGCTGATCGGGGAAGCGGGCAGCGGCAAAAGCTCGCTTCTGCACTCGGCCCGCGTTCCACGCCTGCTGCCGCTGGAAGAAACGCCGATCGGCAAGGACGCCACCTTGCACGCGTTCGAAGGCGGCATTGTCATCGATGCGCGCGGCGCCCTGATCATGACGGCGGAAGGCCGGCCCGGCGACCGTGACCGCTGGCGCGGGCTGACGCGGCGGTTGCTGGCGCACCGGCCGCAGCGCGGGCTGGACGGGTTGATCCTGACCATCCCCGTCAGCGACCTGACCGGCGCCGGTGCGTTGGGTCCGGACAGCCTGCTGGCCAAGGGCGACATCCTGCAGGAACGGCTGCTGGATCTGATGCGGCAGACGGGCCTGCGTCTGCCTGTCCATATCGTCGTTACCCAGTGCGACCGCCTACCGGGCTTTACCGATTTCTGGCAGATGCCGCCCGCCGGTGGCCCCGATACCATGCTGGGCTGGTCCCAGCCCCATGTCAGCGACCTGCCGTTTGAGCCGGCGGACATTGACAAGGCCATGGTGGACCTGACCCAGACGCTGTGGACCCATTATGTCAAGGCGGCGGCCGGGTTGGACAAGCCGGCCGATCCCGACGGGATGTTCAGTTTCCCGGCTTCCTTCGCGGCCATCGCTTCGCCATTGAAGACGATATTGGGGCGTGTCCTGCGCGTGCCCCCCTATCAGGAGGGGCATTTCCTGCGCGGCATCTGGTTCACGGGCGCACAGCCGGAACTGGAGCCTGCGCATCTTCTGGTCGGTGCAGCAGCGCCGGTGCCTGCCGCCGCCGGTACACCGCCGCCTTTGTCGGCGGCGCTGTCCAGCCTGCGGCCCGGTGCCGCTGCTGCCCCCGCGGCAGAAGAGGTGCCGCTGGACGTATCCCCCGCCAAGGTGATGTTCGTCACCGATCTTCTGGCCGAGAAGCTGTTCCGCGAGACCCGGCTGACCCGTCCCGCCCGCGCCGGCCTGATGGCCCGCACCCGGGGTGCCCGTATGGCGCAGCTGGGTCTGATGGGCGTGACGGTGGCGCTGGTTGTAGGACTTGTGCTGGTCGATGCCTCGCTGCGCCGGCTGGTCTCCACCCTGGAGCCGCCGCTGGAACTGATCCGCCGCGACATGGCGGCGGGGCAGGGGGAAACGTTCGATGTCGAGGCCGCACGCCAGCTTCTGACGGATTTCGAGGGGATCAGCAGGGGTTTTCTGTTCTACGGCCTTATCCCGTCTTCCTGGTCCGGGGATACGGAGGATGAGGTGGTGGCGGCCTTCGGGCGCGGTATCCACCATATCGTCCTGTCCTCGCTGCATAAGGAGTTGGAGGCCCGTTACCTGGACCTTGCCCGCCATCCGGGCGTGGAGAAGGCGGGGGCCGACGGCTATTACCTTCTCTCCGGCAGCGCCGATCTGAAGGTCATGGCCGATTTCGTGACCGATGTGAGCAAGCTTGACCGGCTGTCGGCCCAGTATCATGGCGTGACTAAGGGTCCCGTGGAAGGGCTGGCGGATCTGTCCAACAGCCTGTTCAAGACCAAGCTGGACGGCAATTTCGCGCATAATTCGCGGCTCTATCAGCTGGGCCTGGAATCGATCAAGCTGGACCATATCAGCGAGGATCACCCCCGCCGCATCCGCCCTGTGGTGGAGAAGATGTCGCGCGCCGTGCTGATGCGGCTGGGCCCGTCGGGGGAGATTGCGCAGCGTGCGGGCCGCCTGCGCGATGCCGTCGTCGATGTGCGACAGCCCCGGTCGGGCACCGATGTCGGCGCGCGCATGCAGGATATGGCCGATGCCCTGGTCGATGTGCGGCAGATGCTGGACGATCCCGGCTTCTTCTGGCTGGGCCTGCGCGACATCACCACCGACCCGATGCTGTCCGATCTGCTGCGCACCATGGACACACCCACCGTGGGCCGGGACATCCATGAACAGTTCGCCAATGATCTGCGCAATGCCCAGCAAAGCCTGCGCACCTATCTGACCGGCTTGAAGGATAATCAGGGCCAGCCTTTGTTCGTGCAGGTGACGGGGGGGCCGGGTCTGCGCCTGAACGATCATCTGGACGGGCTGTCGAAACATTTCCAGCCCGCACTGGCCCGTCCGTTCATGCGGGTGCGCCCGGCGGAGAAACTGGCATCCGCCCCGCCCGCCTTTTCCGGCCGGGGGATGAGTTGGGATAGCGAGCATCTGGCCCAGGCCATCGCTTACCAGCAATCGTACGAGGATTTCCGTATCACCGACCTGCCGCGCATCCCGTCGGAATTCCAGGGGGCGGCTGACCGCATGGCCCGCCAGCGGCTGGAGAACGCGCTGCGCGCGGAACTGGTCGCGGCACAGCGCCTGGCGGTAGAGGATAATGACGTCGATGATTATGGCGAAGCAGCCCTGACCAGCCAGATCCGCGACCTGTCCAATGCACGAGAGCAGCTGATGGCGCTGCTGACCATCCTGTCGCAATACAAGATGGACCGCCTGCAGGCCGAACTGCGCCAGGTATTGCGCGAACAGTCCGGCAATTTGTTGCAGGAACTGGAGGAACTGGCCAGCACCCAGTCCTTCTATGAGGCGGCTGAAAGCTTCGAGGGCTGGGATGGCCAGGGATCGCCGCGGCCCGCCGGCTTCTACACCAGTGATGCCGTGGCCACGGCCCATTATCTGGATGGGATGCGCGGCCGCCTTGACATGCTGTGGGACAATCTGGCCGGGCCGCTGGAAGCCTTCATGACCCGGGGCGAGCTGGGTAGCGGCTGGCAGGATCCTGTCGTGCTGGGTTCCTGGCAGTCGCTGGGCCGGGAATTGCTGCAATACCGCGCCAAGGCACCGGGCAGCACGCTGGCGGCGTTGGAACAGTTCATCCGCTTCGACCTGGACGAGGTCCGGCTGGATAATTGCGAGAGCAAGCTGGCAGGGGCGGAGAAGGCGCAGTCGGGCGATTTCTTCATCTACCGCCGCGAACTGATCCGCCAGCAATTGCTGGAACGCTGCCAGAACCTGACGGGCGCGGCGGTGCAGGCCGATTACGGGCGGCTGGCGGAAACGTTCAATGCCAAACTGGCGGGTCGTTATCCCTTCACGCTGCGCGACAGCGATCCGGATGTGGCGGAGGAGGCCGATCCCGACGATCTGGCCCTGTTCCTGCGCGATTACGGCCCTATTGCCGACCGCCTGAACCCCATCCTGTCGGCGCGTGCCAAGACCAGTACGGACCTGCGTCCCGCCGCCCGGTTTGTGGAATCCATTGTGAAGATGCGGACCTTCCTGGCCCCCTTCGCGGCCCCCGATGCCGGCAAGCCGCCGGAGACGGGGGCCTATGAGGTGACCGCCGATTTCCGCGTGAACCGGCAACGCGAGCAAGGGGCCAACCAGATCATCGAATGGGTTCTGCAGGTGGGCGGCGGCCTGCTGCATAATGGGCCGGAACAGCAGGTTGCCACCTGGCGCCCCGGCGATCCGGTGGCCCTGCGGCTGCGCTGGGCCAAGGATGGGGCGGAGGTGCCCCTGGCGCTGGATGGCGGGCCGGGGGTGGAGGATCGGTCGGCGATCTTCGGTTACACGGGTCGCTGGGCGCTGCTGCGGCTGTTGCAGGACCAGAAGGCTGGCGACCAGGATGTGGGCAGGGGTGGCGATCCGCAGCCCCATCTGCTGCGCTTCACCATTCCCACCATTCCGGCGGGCAGCGATCCGCTGGGCAAGGCCGAGAAGGAAAGCCGCATCTATGTCCGTGTCGCCCTGGCGTCGGTGCCGCCCCCCGCAGAGGGTGGGGGCACGCCGGCCAAGCGCCGCCATATTCTGCCCTCCTTCCCCGTAGAGGCGCCGCCCTATGAAAATGCCAGCGTAGGGGGAGGCCGTTGA